A segment of the Desulforhopalus sp. genome:
TTACTAAGAGAGCAGCTTGGCACAGCCACAGAGATAACTCTCTATTGCGTCAAGCGGTATGTCGGTCATAAGAGTTTTGTTGAAGCCAGCGGGCGTTTACCAAAACAGGTAATCTTGACTGCATCGAGGGAATTGCATGAGCATATAGAGGTTACGGTAGGAAAGATCGCGGTGGGTAAAAAATCTTGATCTGGAGAAAAAAGCCAAAAGCGTCGTATACCCAAATAGGCGATGGCTTTCACCTGGACCATCCAGACAAGATGATACCGCTTGGCTTCCCTGATAATGACCGCAAAGGGCATTTCTGGTGTTTCGGGACAACCAGGGTGGGGAAGACCCGCACTATGGAAGGAATCATTGAGCAGGACATTCGCAAGGGGTATTCAGTGGTTGTCATCGACCCCAAGGGCGACAACGAACTTTTCTCCAAAATAGTACAGGTGGCTCTCGATACCGACAGGCAAGAGGATTTAATGCTGCTTACCCCTGTCTTTCCCCAGTACAGTGCAGTTCTTAACCCCCTCTCTCATTACTATATGATCGAAGAAATAGTGGCCCATATTACCGCCGGTGTTGCGGTAGGCAGGGAGCCTTATTTCTTTTCCGTTGCCTACGAAATCAGCCTGGTAGTGGTACAGGCCCTTATCCTGCTGGCCGAAGCAAATAAAAGAATACCGGAGTTCAATCTCAACGATGTCAAAAATAATATCAGTCATGCAGATCTTGAGAAGCTGAAAGAAAGAATCGAAGGTATTGACACCCCACGAGCCCGACAGCTTGCCATGGATTTACGAAGGATTATCGCTTCGACAGCCGACTACCATTCAAAGGTGGCCTCTTCGCTACGTGTGGCA
Coding sequences within it:
- a CDS encoding type IV secretory system conjugative DNA transfer family protein — its product is MEGIIEQDIRKGYSVVVIDPKGDNELFSKIVQVALDTDRQEDLMLLTPVFPQYSAVLNPLSHYYMIEEIVAHITAGVAVGREPYFFSVAYEISLVVVQALILLAEANKRIPEFNLNDVKNNISHADLEKLKERIEGIDTPRARQLAMDLRRIIASTADYHSKVASSLRVALTELTSGNVGQILGQAKENRFISRLEQDKGVIMIVQLGSLLTKRAAYTAGKVIASNIQAFVGR